A window of Procambarus clarkii isolate CNS0578487 chromosome 9, FALCON_Pclarkii_2.0, whole genome shotgun sequence contains these coding sequences:
- the LOC123766073 gene encoding uncharacterized protein, which yields MTTSVRGSASPPKCAWLSLAHQVCVAQPRPPSVRGSASPPKCAWLSLAHQVCVAQPRPPSVRGSASPPKCAWLSLAPQVCVAQPRPPSVWLSLQPRPPSVRGSASPPKCAWLSLAHQVCVAQPRPPSVRGSASPPKCAWLSLAPQVCVAQPRPPSVWLSLQPRPPSVRGSASPAKCAWLSHAHQVCVAQPRPPSVRGSASPTKCAWLSLAHQVCVAQPRPPSVRGSASPTKCAWLSLAHQVCVAQPRPPSVMTTHF from the coding sequence ATGACCACAAGTGTGCGTGGCTCAGCCTCGCCCCCCAAGTGTGCGTGGCTCAGCCTCGCCCACCAAGTGTGCGTGGCTCAGCCTCGCCCACCAAGTGTGCGTGGCTCAGCCTCGCCCCCCAAGTGTGCGTGGCTCAGCCTCGCCCACCAAGTGTGCGTGGCTCAGCCTCGCCCCCCAAGTGTGCGTGGCTCAGCCTCGCCCCCCAAGTGTGCGTGGCTCAGCCTCGCCCCCCAAGTGTGCGTGGCTCAGCCTCGCCCACCAAGTGTGTGGCTCAGCCTCCAGCCTCGCCCGCCAAGTGTGCGTGGCTCAGCCTCGCCCCCCAAGTGTGCGTGGCTTAGCCTCGCCCACCAAGTGTGCGTGGCTCAGCCTCGCCCACCAAGTGTGCGTGGCTCAGCCTCGCCCCCCAAGTGTGCGTGGCTCAGCCTCGCCCCCCAAGTGTGCGTGGCTCAGCCTCGCCCACCAAGTGTGTGGCTCAGCCTCCAGCCTCGCCCGCCAAGTGTGCGTGGCTCAGCCTCGCCCGCCAAGTGTGCGTGGCTCAGCCACGCCCACCAAGTGTGCGTGGCTCAGCCTCGCCCACCAAGTGTGCGTGGCTCAGCCTCGCCCACCAAGTGTGCGTGGCTCAGCCTCGCCCACCAAGTGTGCGTGGCTCAGCCTCGCCCACCAAGTGTGCGTGGCTCAGCCTCGCCCACCAAGTGTGCGTGGCTCAGCCTCGCCCACCAAGTGTGCGTGGCTCAGCCTCGCCCCCCAAGTGTGATGACAACACACTTCTGA
- the LOC123766072 gene encoding proline-rich protein 36-like, whose translation MREGSPPLTQDSTPPSSVTFMLRASCLASHAAPPSHAAPPSHAAPPSHAAPPSHVAPPSHAAPPSHAAPPPNTAPPSHTAPPPHGAPPSHAAPPPNTAPPSHAAPPSHTVPPSHAAPPPHAAPPSHTAPPPHAAPPPHAAPPPHAAPPSHAAPPPNTAPPPHAAPLSHTAPPSHAAPPSHAAPPSHAAPPPHAAPPSHAASPSHAAPPSHTAPPPHAAPPSHAAPPSHAAPPPHAAPPSHAAPPPHAAPPSHAAPPPHAAPPPHAAPPSHAAPPSHAAPPPNTAPPPHAAPLSHTAPPSHAAPPSHAAPPSHAAPPPHAAPPSHAAAPSHAAPPSHTAPPPHAAPPSHAAPPSHAAPPPHAAPPSHAAPPPHAAPPSHAAPPPNTAPPPHAAPPPNTAPPPHAAPPPNTAPPSHAAPPSHTAPPPHAAPPPHAAPPPHAAPPSHAAPPSHAAPPSHAAPPSHAAPPPHAAPPSHAAPPSHTAPPPHAAPPPHAAPPPNTAPPPHAAPPPNTAPPSHAAPPSHTAPPPHAAPPPHAAPPPHAAPPFHAAPPSHAAPPSHAAPPSHAAPPSHAAPPSHAAPPSHAAPPSHAAPPPHAAPPSHAAPPSHAAPPPHAAPPSHAAPPSHAAPPSHAAPPSHAAPPSHAAPPSHAAPPPHAAPPSHAAPPSHAAPPSHTAPPPHAAPPPHGAPPPNTAPPSHAAPPSHTAPPSHAAPPPHAAPPPHAAPPSHAAPPPHAAPPSHTAPPSHTAPPPHAAPPSHAAPPSHAAPPPHAAPPSHTAPPPHAAPPSHAAPPSHAAPPPHAAPPSHTAPPPHAAPPSHAAPPSHAAPPPHAAPLSHTAPPSHTAPPPHAAPPSHAAPPPHAAPPPNTAPPPHAAPPPHAAPPPHTAPPSHTAPPSHAAPPSHTAPPPHAAPPPNTAPPSHAAPPSHAAPPSHTAPPPHAAPTPHAAPPPNTAPPSHAAPPSHTAPPSHAAPPSHAAPPSHTAPPPHAAPPPNTAPPPHAAPPPHAAPPSHAAPPPHAAPPPHAAPPPHAAPPSHTAPPPHAAPPPHAAPPSHAAPPSHAAPPPHAAPPSHAAPPPHAAPPPHAAPPPHAAPPPHTAPPSHTAPPSHAAPPSHTAPPPHAAPPPNTAPPPHAAPPPHAAPPPNTAPPSHAAPPSHTAPPPHAAPPPHAAPPPNTAPPSHAAPPSHTAPPPHSAPPPHAAPPPNTAPPSHAAPPSHTAPPSHAAPPSHAAPPSHTAPPPHAAPPPHGAPPPHAAPPSHTAPPSHAAPPSHAAPPSHTAPPPHAAPPPHAAPPPHAAPPSHTAPPPHAAPPPHAAPPPHAAPPPHAAPPSHAAPSPHAAPPSHAAPPPHAAPPPRAAPPPHAAPPSHAAPPSHAAPPSHAAPPSHTAPPPHAAPPSHAAPPSHAAPPSHAAPPSHTAPPSHAAPPPHAAPPSHTAPPPHAAPPPHAAPPSHAAPPSHAAPPPHAAPPPHAAPPSHAAPPSHAAPPPHAAPPSHAAPPSHTVPPPHAAPPPHAAPPSHAAPPSHAAPPSHAAPPSHTVPPSHAAPPSHTVPPSHAAPPSHAAPPSHAAPPSHAAPPSHAAPPSHAAPPPHTAPPSHAAPPSHAAPPSHAAPPSHAAPPSHAALPSHAAPPSHAAPPSHAAPPSHAAPPPHAAPPPHAAPPPHAAPLPHAAPPPHAAPPSHAAPPPHAAPPSHAAPPSHAAPPSHAAPPSHAAPPSHAAPPSHAAEPSHAALPSHAAPPSHAAPPSHAAPPSHAAPPSHAAPPSHAAPPSHAAPPSHAAPPSHAAPPSHAAPPSHAAPPSHTVPPSHTVPPSHTAPPTHATPPSHTVPPSHTVPPPHAAPPSHTAPPSHAAPPSHTAPPSHAAPPFHAAPPSHTVPPSHAAPPSHAAPPSHAAPPSHAAPPSHTVPPSHAAPPSHAAPPSHAAPPSHAAPPSHTVPPSHAAPPSHAAPPSHAAPPSHAAPPSHTVPPSHAAPPSHAAPPSHAAPPSHAAPPSHAVPPYLNP comes from the coding sequence ATGAGAGAGGGGTCGCCGCCCCTAACACAAGACTCTACGCCTCCATCCTCCGTCACCTTCATGTTGAGAGCTTCGTGCCTCGCGTCCCATGCTGCTCCACCGTCCCATGCTGCCCCACCGTCTCATGCTGCTCCACCGTCCCATGCTGCTCCACCGTCCCATGTTGCCCCACCGTCCCATGCTGCTCCACCGTCCCATGCTGCCCCACCGCCCAATACTGCTCCACCGTCCCATACTGCTCCACCGCCCCATGGTGCCCCACCGTCCCATGCTGCCCCACCGCCCAATACTGCTCCACCGTCCCATGCTGCTCCACCGTCCCATACTGTCCCACCGTCCCATGCTGCTCCACCGCCCCATGCTGCTCCACCGTCCCATACTGCTCCACCGCCCCATGCTGCCCCACCGCCCCATGCTGCCCCACCGCCCCATGCTGCCCCACCGTCCCATGCTGCCCCACCGCCCAATACTGCTCCACCGCCCCATGCTGCTCCACTGTCCCATACTGCTCCACCGTCCCATGCTGCTCCACCGTCCCATGCTGCTCCACCGTCCCATGCTGCTCCACCGCCCCATGCTGCTCCACCGTCCCATGCTGCCTCACCGTCCCATGCTGCTCCACCGTCCCATACTGCCCCACCGCCCCATGCTGCTCCACCGTCCCATGCTGCCCCACCGTCCCATGCTGCTCCACCGCCCCATGCTGCCCCACCGTCCCATGCTGCCCCACCGCCCCATGCTGCTCCACCGTCCCATGCTGCTCCACCGCCCCATGCTGCTCCACCACCCCATGCTGCTCCACCGTCCCATGCTGCTCCACCGTCCCATGCTGCCCCACCGCCCAATACTGCTCCACCGCCCCATGCTGCTCCACTGTCCCATACTGCTCCACCGTCCCATGCTGCTCCACCGTCCCATGCTGCTCCACCGTCCCATGCTGCTCCACCGCCCCATGCTGCTCCACCGTCCCATGCTGCCGCACCGTCCCATGCTGCTCCACCGTCCCATACTGCCCCACCGCCCCATGCTGCTCCACCGTCCCATGCTGCCCCACCGTCCCATGCTGCTCCACCGCCCCATGCTGCCCCACCGTCCCATGCTGCCCCACCGCCCCATGCTGCTCCACCGTCCCATGCTGCCCCACCGCCCAATACTGCTCCACCGCCCCATGCTGCCCCACCGCCCAATACTGCTCCACCGCCCCATGCTGCCCCACCGCCCAATACTGCTCCACCGTCCCATGCTGCTCCACCGTCCCATACTGCTCCACCGCCCCATGCTGCCCCACCGCCCCATGCTGCCCCACCGCCCCATGCTGCCCCACCGTCCCATGCTGCCCCACCGTCCCATGCTGCTCCACCGTCCCATGCTGCTCCACCGTCCCATGCTGCTCCACCGCCCCATGCTGCTCCACCGTCCCATGCTGCTCCACCGTCCCATACTGCTCCACCGCCCCATGCTGCTCCACCGCCCCATGCTGCTCCACCGCCCAATACTGCTCCACCGCCCCATGCTGCCCCACCGCCCAATACTGCTCCACCGTCCCATGCTGCTCCACCGTCCCATACTGCTCCACCGCCCCATGCTGCCCCACCGCCCCATGCTGCCCCACCGCCCCATGCTGCCCCACCGTTCCATGCTGCCCCACCGTCCCATGCTGCTCCACCGTCCCATGCTGCCCCACCGTCCCATGCTGCTCCACCGTCCCATGCTGCTCCACCGTCCCATGCTGCTCCACCGTCCCATGCTGCTCCACCGTCCCATGCTGCTCCACCGCCCCATGCTGCTCCACCGTCCCATGCTGCTCCACCGTCCCATGCTGCTCCACCGCCCCATGCTGCCCCACCGTCCCATGCTGCCCCACCGTCCCATGCTGCTCCACCGTCCCATGCTGCTCCACCGTCCCATGCTGCTCCACCGTCCCATGCTGCTCCACCGTCCCATGCTGCTCCACCGCCCCATGCTGCTCCACCGTCCCATGCTGCTCCACCGTCCCATGCTGCCCCACCGTCCCATACTGCTCCACCGCCCCATGCTGCCCCACCGCCCCATGGTGCCCCACCGCCCAATACTGCTCCACCGTCCCATGCTGCCCCACCGTCCCATACTGCTCCACCGTCCCATGCTGCTCCACCGCCCCATGCTGCCCCACCGCCCCATGCTGCTCCACCGTCCCATGCTGCTCCACCGCCCCATGCTGCTCCACCGTCCCATACTGCTCCACCGTCCCATACTGCTCCACCGCCCCATGCTGCCCCACCGTCCCATGCTGCTCCACCGTCCCATGCTGCCCCACCGCCCCATGCTGCCCCACCGTCCCATACTGCTCCACCGCCCCATGCTGCCCCACCGTCCCATGCTGCTCCACCGTCCCATGCTGCCCCACCGCCCCATGCTGCCCCACCGTCCCATACTGCTCCACCGCCCCATGCTGCCCCACCGTCCCATGCTGCTCCACCGTCCCATGCTGCTCCACCGCCCCATGCTGCTCCACTGTCCCATACTGCTCCACCGTCCCATACTGCTCCACCGCCCCATGCTGCCCCACCGTCCCATGCTGCTCCACCGCCCCATGCTGCCCCACCGCCCAATACTGCCCCACCGCCCCATGCTGCCCCACCGCCCCATGCTGCTCCACCGCCCCATACTGCTCCACCGTCCCATACTGCTCCACCGTCCCATGCTGCTCCACCGTCCCATACTGCTCCACCGCCCCATGCTGCCCCACCGCCCAATACTGCTCCACCGTCCCATGCTGCCCCACCGTCCCATGCTGCCCCACCGTCCCATACTGCTCCACCGCCCCATGCTGCCCCAACGCCCCATGCTGCCCCACCGCCCAATACTGCTCCACCGTCCCATGCTGCTCCACCGTCCCATACTGCTCCACCGTCCCATGCTGCTCCACCGTCCCATGCTGCTCCACCGTCCCATACTGCTCCACCGCCCCATGCTGCCCCACCGCCCAATACTGCTCCACCGCCCCATGCTGCCCCACCGCCCCATGCTGCTCCACCGTCCCATGCTGCTCCACCGCCCCATGCTGCCCCACCGCCCCATGCTGCCCCACCGCCCCATGCTGCTCCACCGTCCCATACTGCTCCACCGCCCCATGCTGCCCCACCGCCCCATGCTGCTCCACCGTCCCATGCTGCTCCACCGTCCCATGCTGCTCCACCGCCCCATGCTGCCCCACCGTCCCATGCTGCCCCACCGCCCCATGCTGCTCCACCGCCCCATGCTGCCCCACCGCCCCATGCTGCTCCACCGCCCCATACTGCTCCACCGTCCCATACTGCTCCACCGTCCCATGCTGCTCCACCGTCCCATACTGCTCCACCGCCCCATGCTGCCCCACCGCCCAATACTGCTCCACCGCCCCATGCTGCCCCACCGCCCCATGCTGCCCCACCGCCCAATACTGCCCCACCGTCCCATGCTGCTCCACCGTCCCATACTGCTCCACCGCCCCATGCTGCCCCACCGCCCCATGCTGCCCCACCGCCCAATACTGCTCCACCGTCCCATGCTGCCCCACCGTCCCATACTGCTCCACCGCCCCATTCTGCCCCACCGCCCCATGCTGCCCCACCGCCCAATACTGCTCCACCGTCCCATGCTGCTCCACCGTCCCATACTGCTCCACCGTCCCATGCTGCTCCACCGTCCCATGCTGCTCCACCGTCCCATACTGCTCCACCGCCCCATGCTGCCCCACCGCCCCATGGTGCCCCACCGCCCCATGCTGCCCCACCGTCCCATACTGCCCCACCGTCCCATGCTGCTCCACCGTCCCATGCTGCTCCACCGTCCCATACTGCTCCACCGCCCCATGCTGCCCCACCGCCCCATGCTGCCCCACCGCCCCATGCTGCTCCACCGTCCCATACTGCTCCACCGCCCCATGCTGCCCCACCGCCCCATGCTGCCCCACCGCCCCATGCTGCCCCACCGCCCCATGCTGCCCCACCGTCCCATGCTGCTCCATCGCCCCATGCTGCCCCACCGTCCCATGCTGCTCCACCGCCCCATGCTGCCCCACCGCCCCGAGCTGCTCCACCGCCCCATGCTGCCCCACCGTCCCATGCTGCTCCACCGTCCCATGCTGCTCCACCGTCCCATGCTGCTCCTCCGTCCCATACTGCTCCACCGCCCCATGCTGCCCCACCGTCCCATGCTGCTCCACCGTCCCATGCTGCTCCACCGTCCCATGCTGCTCCACCGTCCCATACTGCTCCACCGTCCCATGCTGCTCCACCGCCCCATGCTGCTCCACCGTCCCATACTGCTCCACCGCCCCATGCTGCTCCACCGCCCCATGCTGCCCCACCGTCCCATGCTGCTCCACCGTCCCATGCTGCCCCACCGCCCCATGCTGCTCCACCGCCCCATGCTGCTCCACCGTCCCATGCTGCTCCTCCGTCCCATGCTGCTCCACCGCCCCATGCTGCTCCACCGTCCCATGCTGCTCCACCGTCCCATACTGTTCCACCGCCCCATGCTGCCCCACCGCCCCATGCTGCCCCACCGTCCCATGCTGCCCCACCGTCCCATGCTGCCCCACCGTCCCATGCTGCCCCACCGTCCCATACTGTCCCACCGTCCCATGCTGCCCCACCGTCCCATACTGTCCCACCGTCCCATGCTGCCCCACCGTCCCATGCTGCCCCACCGTCCCATGCTGCCCCACCGTCCCATGCTGCCCCACCGTCCCATGCTGCCCCACCGTCCCATGCTGCCCCACCGCCCCATACTGCCCCACCGTCCCATGCTGCTCCACCGTCCCATGCTGCCCCACCGTCCCATGCTGCCCCACCGTCCCATGCTGCCCCACCGTCCCATGCTGCTCTACCGTCCCATGCTGCCCCACCGTCCCATGCTGCCCCACCGTCCCATGCTGCCCCACCGTCCCATGCTGCTCCACCGCCCCATGCTGCCCCACCGCCCCATGCTGCCCCACCGCCCCATGCTGCCCCACTGCCCCATGCTGCTCCACCGCCCCATGCTGCCCCACCGTCCCATGCTGCCCCACCGCCCCATGCTGCCCCACCGTCCCATGCTGCTCCACCGTCCCATGCTGCTCCACCGTCCCATGCTGCCCCACCGTCCCATGCTGCCCCACCGTCCCATGCTGCTCCACCGTCCCATGCTGCCGAACCGTCCCATGCAGCCCTACCGTCCCATGCTGCTCCACCGTCCCATGCTGCTCCACCGTCCCATGCTGCCCCACCGTCCCATGCTGCCCCACCGTCCCATGCTGCTCCACCGTCCCATGCTGCCCCACCGTCCCATGCTGCCCCACCGTCCCATGCTGCTCCACCGTCCCATGCTGCTCCACCGTCCCATGCTGCCCCACCGTCCCATGCTGCCCCACCGTCCCATACTGTCCCACCGTCCCATACTGTCCCACCGTCCCATACTGCCCCACCGACCCATGCTACCCCACCGTCCCATACTGTCCCACCGTCCCATACTGTCCCACCGCCCCATGCTGCCCCACCGTCCCATACTGCCCCACCGTCCCATGCTGCTCCACCGTCCCATACTGCTCCACCGTCCCATGCTGCCCCACCGTTCCATGCTGCTCCACCGTCCCATACTGTCCCACCGTCCCATGCTGCCCCACCGTCCCATGCTGCTCCACCGTCCCATGCTGCCCCACCGTCCCATGCTGCTCCACCGTCCCATACTGTCCCACCGTCCCATGCTGCCCCACCGTCCCATGCTGCTCCACCGTCCCATGCTGCCCCACCGTCCCATGCTGCTCCACCGTCCCATACTGTCCCACCGTCCCATGCTGCCCCACCGTCCCATGCTGCTCCACCGTCCCATGCTGCCCCACCGTCCCATGCTGCTCCACCGTCCCATACTGTCCCACCGTCCCATGCTGCTCCACCGTCCCATGCTGCCCCACCGTCCCATGCTGCTCCACCGTCCCATGCTGCCCCACCGTCCCATGCCGTCCCACCGTACCTCAACCCCTGA